The Acetonema longum DSM 6540 region CATCCGGACAATCGTAGGGACAAACCGAGCGTTTCACTGTCACCATACCCGACCTCCTGATTTTATATTTTAATTTCTTCCGCCTGAAATACCTTGACTGATCGATCCAGCCTCATATCTTTTACCGTACTGCCAAAGGCGGCAAAATGGGGTGTCTTAAAATGCCGGTCTAAAGCCTCCCGGTCCGTCCATTCCTCCACGAACATAAAACTGTCATTACTAACAGTATCCGCCATCAACTGATAACTGATACATCCCGCTTCCGCCCGGGTAGCCCGGATCACAATTTCTGCCTGCTCTAAAAACGCCTCAATGCATTCGGGTTTTATTTTCGATTTCGCATGCACCACGATCATCATGCAGCCCTCCCCTTTTCTTCATCATCTGCTGCCTATATTCGCGACGATCGGCGCCGATTTCCTCCTAGTCACAACCTTTTTAGGACGGCGCAGAGCGTCTCGCTTACCTAAGCATTTTGTTCTACTGCCTGTGCCTTCTGAACCAGTGTCATATAAAAATAGTAGGTACAGACCAGCACCACAGCTGCAGAGACCCAAAACAGGACCCGATAGCCAAAAGTGTCGGCCACGACGCCCAGAACCGCGGCTCCCATGGCATTGCCCACATCGCCGGCTGTCGAAAGAGTGCCAAGGGCAGTGCCTTTATTGGCGGGATTAGTATGCTCCACCACATATACCGCCAAGGAGGGGAAAATAACCCCAAACCCCAGTCCCACCAAAATCCCGCTGAGAATAAAGGTCATGGTAGAAGGATGAATGGCAATTACCGCCACACTACCGACATTCAGCAGACTGGCATAGGTCGCCGCCCTTTCCGCCGGCCACAATTTCGTAATATATTGCACTCCCAGCCTGGCGCTGATCACCGCCACCATAAAAGCAAAAAAGAAAGGGAAATACGGAATGCCGCCTTCAGCCAGGGCAATCAGAGGAACAAAAGTAAAGGTAGTGATACTGGCAAAATTGGAGGCAAACAGACAAATTGTCGGTGCCATAACATCTTTCGAACGCATGATGTCCATGACCGGAGTGCGTTCCACCCCGGTCATCGGCGCAATAGCCGCGGCGCGCAAGGTCATGACCAGCACCGCAATCGCCAGTATCGCCAGGCTGATCAGGATCAGCCGCTGAAATCCCATAGCTGCAAAGAAAAAAGGTCCGATGCTGGTAGCCACTCCCACTCCTACCATCGTGCAAACGGCATACATAGAAATGGCGCTGGCCGTATTCTCGCGGGTTTCCACCGAACTGGCGAATGTCACCGCACCTGTGCCATAGAGAGCTACGGCAATGCCCTGGCCCAGGCGCAAAACAACAAACGCAAAAAAGCTGCTGACCCAGAGATACGCTGCCAGACACAAGCCAATCATAACCTGTCCCACCAAAAGGACCGGCTTACTTCCCCTCACATCCACGCCAATGCCGGCCAAGGGACGAATCAGCAGTGCACCCAGGGCTGCGATACCCATGATTAACCCGATTTGCGTATCACTAAAATTTTGCAGTTTTAAATATACCGGCAGCACCGGCACCAGTAAATTTGAAGCAAAAGTAGTCAACATCTGGCTAACGGCAATATTTTGAAACTGCCTGTTGGCAAACAGCATTCCCATCTGTGGCATAAAACAACACCTTCTCTGTCCATTATGAATCGATATTCGGAATAAAGAAAATAAAACATAAATCCATCCAGTCGCAACCAGATAAATTTATGCTCTAAATTTTCTCAGTTATATCCTACTGCAGGATACTTCCATATATTATATGATATGCCTTTGCACTGACTTTAGCAACCCATTTTTATCAGGCTATTTCAGGCTGTTCTTATTTGGCAAGCTCCTTCATCATCAGATCAACACCATCAATAAGGCAGTCCCGCCTCCCAGAACCGCCCCTGTCGCCACATCGCTGGGGTAATGGACACCCATATAAATGCGGGAGATGCCGGTGGCGGCAGCTAGAAATAAAAGCGGCAAGGTTAACAGGGGAAAATACATAGCATAGGATACGGCTAAAGAAAATGCCGCCGTGGTGTGGCCGGAAGGGAATGAATGATCCTTCAGCGGACCGGTCAATGTATAGCAGCCGGGCAATACCAGGTAAGGACGCGGTCGGGTAAACAGCAGCTTAACAATATAGGCTACCGCATGACTGAAGGCCAAGGCAAAAATGGCATGTACAGCAGCTTCGGCCAGCATGCCCCTGCCTGCCAGATAGAAAACAGCACAAGAAAGAATGGTAAAAACCGGTCCGCCCAGTTCAGTGATCCAGGGCATAATCGTGTCCAGGCAATTGCGACGCCAAGCATGATTAATGTGATAAAACAGTTTGACATCGCCCAGGAAAGCCCAGGCCGCAAGACGCGACATTTACACCCCTTCTTTCTTATATATTTTCTTAGAATATCACCTTTATTATCCCACTTTGCCGGCTAAATGGAAAGACCTTCGCAGGACATGAGAAGTTAATTTTTTATAAATATTTTTATTGCAGCATAGTCCCCAGCCGTTTGGCAATGGGTGAGAAACCGGGCTGCTCACAACCGTCCTGACAGGAGATCGCAGCTTCATTCAGACGCCAAATCTCAGCCGCATATTCGGCGAAGGTCCGGTCGCTGGAAAACCAGCCGGCATGAGCAATATTATGGATGCACATCCGACGCCATACTTTCTGGTCCTGATATTTGCCATTAATGATCTCTTGAGCAGCCACATAAGCGGCAAAATCTTTCAAGACAAAATACTGGTCCCCATGGTGCAGGAAGGAGTCATAATGGGCACGGAAATCTTCCCGGTCAGAGCTTAGCGATCCGTCCACCAGTTTCTCCAGCATTCTTTTGACCCGCGGGTCGCTATGATAGATATCCCAGGGATTGTAGCCGCCCTGCCGGTAATATTGCAAAACTTCCGGCGCCGTCAGGCCGAAGGTGACAATATTGCTATGTCCCGCTGCCTCCCTGATCTCAATATTGCCGCCATCAAGAGTCCCCAGAGTCACAGCGCCGTTCATCATAAACTTCATATTGGCCGTACCGCAGGCTTCCCGGCTGGCTGTAGGAATTTGCTCGCTGACATCGGCGGCCGGAATGATGGTTTCGGCTAAAGATACGTTGTAGTTAGCCAGAAATACCAATTTGATCTTATCCCGGATCCGCTTGTCATTGTTGATCACCTCTGCCAAACTGTTGATCAGCTTAATAGTGCGTTTGGCAATATAGTATCCCATCGCCGCCTTGCCGCCGATAATGAAGGTTCGCGGCCAGACGGGCAGGTCCGGGTCCTCCAGCAGACGCTGATATAAATCCATGATGTGAAATACATTCAAGCTCTGCCGTTTATAAGCGTGAATGCGTTTTACCTGTACATCAAAGATAGAGTCGGAATCCACTGCTATTCCGTTTTTTTGCTGGATGATCCTGGCCAATACCTGCTTATTGCGCCGCTTGATTTCGGCGATTTCCTTCTGGAAAGCGGCATCGTCGGCATACTGCGTCAAATCCTGCAGGCGGCACGGATCTTCCAGCCAAGCCTCCCCGATCGTTTCCGTGACCAAAGAGGCCAGCTTGGGGTTGGCTGCCAGCAGCCAGCGGCGGTGCGTGACGCCGTTGGTTTTATTGTTAAATCTTTGGGGATATATTTCCCAAAAATCATGCAGAACTTCTTTCTTTAAAATGTCGGTATGCAGCACGGCTACACCATTGGTGCTGTGGCTGCCGGCAATAGCCAGATAGGCCATGTGAATATAGCCGTCAGCAATGATGGCCATATGCCGGATCTTTTCCCAGTTGCCCGGATATTTGTCCCATAGCTCACGACAAAATCGTTCATTAATTTCGTGAACGATCATATAGATCCGCGGCAGCAGCGTTCTAAACAGATCCTCCGGCCATTTTTCCATGGCCTCCGGCAAAATGGTATGGTTGGTATAGGACATGGTCCGGACAGTAATATCCCAGGCATCTTCCCAGCTAAGGCCGGCCTCATCCACCAGCAATCGCATCATTTCCGGGACAGCCAGCGCCGGATGGGTGTCGTTAATATGTACGGCCACTTTGTCTGGCAAATTGGCATAAGGCAGGTTCATCTTCCGGAAGTCCCGCAGGATGTTCTGCAGTCCGGCCGACACCATAAAATACTGTTGCTTGAGCCGGAGGACCTTGCCCTCATGGTAGGTATCGTCCGGGTAGAGTACATGACTAATGCTCTCAAGCGATTGTTTATATTGCAAGGTATTCCGGCAATCAGTCTGACCGGCGGCGCAGGCCTGCTTTGCCAGCTCGGCTTCGGCGCTCCACAGCCGGAGAGTATTGACGGTATTGTTATGATAACCGGTAATGGGAATATCATAGGGAACCGCCGACACGGCTTCGTAATTTTCATGGATATATACAATCCTGCCGTTGGCCTGCAACCGGACCGCGCCGCCAAACCGGACTTCCACCGCCTCATCGGCGGCACGGTATTCCCAGGGGTAATACCCGTATTTCAGCCAGTCATCGGGAAACTCATACTGAGCGCCGCCGATAATCTGCTGCTCAAACAAGCCATAACGGTACCGGATACCGCAGCCGTGTCCATTTAGCTCCAAGGCCGCCATGGAATCAAGATAACAGGCCGCCAGACGGCCTAAGCCGCCGTTGCCCAGCCCGGGATCCTCTTCTTCTTCCCTCAGTTGGGCCAATTCTATGCCCAGTTCTCTCAGCCCCCGTTCGCAAGTATCCTTCAGGCCTAAATTGATCATATGGATGTCCAGCATACGCCCCAGGAGAAACTCTATAGAAAAATAGTACACCTGTTTCTCCTGATTTTCTTGTTGCTGAGCCCGCAGTTTTTTAGCCTGCAGCCATGTTCGGCTAATCTCATCCCTGACCAGGCTGGCCAGAGTCAGGTACTTTTCCTTATCGGACGCCGCTTCAAGAGTCTTGGCATACAGGGAGTACAGTTTGTTCCGGTAAGCTTCTTTGAACTGTTCCGTCGTCATGTCGGCATTGGGTTCCCGGCGTTCGACCGGCTTGTTTGCGTCCTGCCCGGTAACCAAAACGCCGCCAACATGTTTCGCATCGCCGCTTTTCGCCTGGCAGTACGGTTGCTGTCTT contains the following coding sequences:
- a CDS encoding putative quinol monooxygenase is translated as MMIVVHAKSKIKPECIEAFLEQAEIVIRATRAEAGCISYQLMADTVSNDSFMFVEEWTDREALDRHFKTPHFAAFGSTVKDMRLDRSVKVFQAEEIKI
- a CDS encoding MFS transporter; the encoded protein is MPQMGMLFANRQFQNIAVSQMLTTFASNLLVPVLPVYLKLQNFSDTQIGLIMGIAALGALLIRPLAGIGVDVRGSKPVLLVGQVMIGLCLAAYLWVSSFFAFVVLRLGQGIAVALYGTGAVTFASSVETRENTASAISMYAVCTMVGVGVATSIGPFFFAAMGFQRLILISLAILAIAVLVMTLRAAAIAPMTGVERTPVMDIMRSKDVMAPTICLFASNFASITTFTFVPLIALAEGGIPYFPFFFAFMVAVISARLGVQYITKLWPAERAATYASLLNVGSVAVIAIHPSTMTFILSGILVGLGFGVIFPSLAVYVVEHTNPANKGTALGTLSTAGDVGNAMGAAVLGVVADTFGYRVLFWVSAAVVLVCTYYFYMTLVQKAQAVEQNA
- a CDS encoding phosphatase PAP2 family protein translates to MSRLAAWAFLGDVKLFYHINHAWRRNCLDTIMPWITELGGPVFTILSCAVFYLAGRGMLAEAAVHAIFALAFSHAVAYIVKLLFTRPRPYLVLPGCYTLTGPLKDHSFPSGHTTAAFSLAVSYAMYFPLLTLPLLFLAAATGISRIYMGVHYPSDVATGAVLGGGTALLMVLI
- a CDS encoding glycogen/starch/alpha-glucan phosphorylase, producing the protein MTTEQFKEAYRNKLYSLYAKTLEAASDKEKYLTLASLVRDEISRTWLQAKKLRAQQQENQEKQVYYFSIEFLLGRMLDIHMINLGLKDTCERGLRELGIELAQLREEEEDPGLGNGGLGRLAACYLDSMAALELNGHGCGIRYRYGLFEQQIIGGAQYEFPDDWLKYGYYPWEYRAADEAVEVRFGGAVRLQANGRIVYIHENYEAVSAVPYDIPITGYHNNTVNTLRLWSAEAELAKQACAAGQTDCRNTLQYKQSLESISHVLYPDDTYHEGKVLRLKQQYFMVSAGLQNILRDFRKMNLPYANLPDKVAVHINDTHPALAVPEMMRLLVDEAGLSWEDAWDITVRTMSYTNHTILPEAMEKWPEDLFRTLLPRIYMIVHEINERFCRELWDKYPGNWEKIRHMAIIADGYIHMAYLAIAGSHSTNGVAVLHTDILKKEVLHDFWEIYPQRFNNKTNGVTHRRWLLAANPKLASLVTETIGEAWLEDPCRLQDLTQYADDAAFQKEIAEIKRRNKQVLARIIQQKNGIAVDSDSIFDVQVKRIHAYKRQSLNVFHIMDLYQRLLEDPDLPVWPRTFIIGGKAAMGYYIAKRTIKLINSLAEVINNDKRIRDKIKLVFLANYNVSLAETIIPAADVSEQIPTASREACGTANMKFMMNGAVTLGTLDGGNIEIREAAGHSNIVTFGLTAPEVLQYYRQGGYNPWDIYHSDPRVKRMLEKLVDGSLSSDREDFRAHYDSFLHHGDQYFVLKDFAAYVAAQEIINGKYQDQKVWRRMCIHNIAHAGWFSSDRTFAEYAAEIWRLNEAAISCQDGCEQPGFSPIAKRLGTMLQ